One genomic window of Luteitalea pratensis includes the following:
- the rfaD gene encoding ADP-glyceromanno-heptose 6-epimerase produces the protein MPELIDLERARVLVTGGAGFIGSALVWGLNSRGASRVVIADRLGTSTKWRNLRALRFEDYVEADVLRERLDTGRLGDFDLVLHMGACSATTEQDASYLARNNYEFSKDLCQWALSHGAAFLYASSAATYGDGSASMDDDAAGIERLRPLNMYGYSKLLFDRWARDQALLSRVAGLRFFNVFGPNEDHKGDMRSVVHKACAQVREEGRVQLFRSHHPEYRDGEQRRDFVYVKDVVDMTLHVAARGATGLFNIGSGHAQTWLDLVRPIFGALQVPEQIDFVDMPAALRGTYQYHTQADISRLRATGYAAPPTPLSAAVAEYVADYLVPGRQLGD, from the coding sequence ATGCCTGAGTTGATCGACCTCGAACGCGCACGGGTGCTCGTGACCGGCGGCGCCGGCTTCATCGGATCGGCACTGGTCTGGGGCCTCAACAGCCGCGGCGCCTCGCGCGTGGTCATCGCCGACCGGCTTGGCACCAGCACCAAGTGGCGCAACCTGCGGGCGCTGCGGTTCGAGGACTATGTCGAGGCCGACGTTCTGCGGGAACGTCTCGACACCGGACGCCTCGGCGACTTCGATCTGGTGCTGCACATGGGCGCGTGTTCGGCGACGACCGAGCAGGACGCCTCGTACCTGGCGCGGAACAATTACGAGTTCAGCAAGGACCTGTGCCAGTGGGCGCTGTCGCACGGCGCCGCTTTCCTGTACGCGTCCTCGGCCGCCACCTACGGCGACGGAAGCGCGAGCATGGACGACGATGCCGCCGGCATCGAGCGGCTGCGGCCGCTCAACATGTACGGGTATTCGAAGCTGCTGTTCGATCGCTGGGCGCGCGATCAAGCACTGCTCTCACGCGTGGCGGGACTGCGCTTCTTCAACGTGTTCGGCCCGAACGAGGACCACAAGGGCGACATGCGGTCGGTGGTGCACAAGGCCTGCGCCCAGGTCAGGGAGGAAGGGCGCGTCCAGCTCTTTCGCAGTCACCATCCGGAGTACCGGGACGGCGAGCAGCGGCGCGACTTCGTCTACGTGAAGGACGTCGTGGACATGACGCTGCACGTTGCCGCGCGCGGTGCGACTGGACTCTTCAACATCGGGTCAGGGCACGCGCAGACATGGCTGGACCTGGTGCGGCCGATCTTCGGGGCGTTGCAGGTACCGGAGCAGATCGACTTCGTGGACATGCCCGCGGCCCTGCGCGGCACGTATCAGTACCACACGCAGGCCGACATCTCGCGCCTGCGCGCGACGGGATACGCCGCGCCGCCGACGCCGCTATCGGCGGCCGTCGCGGAGTACGTCGCGGACTACCTGGTGCCAGGCCGACAACTGGGCGATTGA
- a CDS encoding pyridoxal phosphate-dependent aminotransferase: protein MDRSESGPYQDMLKPSDKASRFTESVIREMTRVALAHGAVNLSQGFPDFPAPDQVKAAAIRAVEDDVNQYAVTWGAPSLRAAIGAHMQRHYDVAVDVDRQVTVCCGSTEAMIATLLATVNPGDEVIVFEPYYENYGPDAILSGATPRYVRLHEPGWSIDANELRAAVTSKTRAMVLNSPHNPTGKVFTREELELVAALCQEHDLLAITDEIYEFIVYGEARHVPLCTLPGMADRTVTISSLSKSFSVTGWRVGWAIAPPHLAGAIRKVHDFLTVGAPAPLQEAAAFALNMPDTYFGSLASHYDLRRQRCLSVLERCGFAPRSPAGAYYVMTDIREPLARARRQGKGPAAGDDVSAARWLATEVGVAAVPGSSFYRAGSGGRECLRFCFCKKEETLAAAEERLFRAFLG from the coding sequence ATGGACCGCTCGGAGAGCGGTCCCTACCAGGACATGCTGAAGCCCTCAGACAAGGCGTCCCGCTTCACCGAATCGGTCATCCGCGAGATGACGCGCGTCGCGCTCGCGCACGGCGCCGTCAACCTCTCGCAGGGCTTCCCCGACTTCCCGGCGCCCGACCAGGTCAAGGCGGCCGCGATCCGCGCGGTCGAAGACGACGTCAACCAGTACGCGGTCACGTGGGGCGCACCGTCCCTGCGTGCGGCGATCGGGGCGCACATGCAGCGCCACTACGATGTGGCAGTCGATGTGGACCGGCAGGTCACGGTGTGTTGCGGGTCGACCGAAGCGATGATCGCCACGCTCCTGGCGACGGTGAATCCGGGCGACGAAGTCATCGTCTTCGAGCCGTACTACGAGAACTACGGACCCGACGCGATCCTGTCGGGCGCGACACCGCGCTACGTACGACTGCACGAGCCCGGCTGGTCAATCGACGCCAACGAACTGCGCGCCGCGGTGACGTCCAAGACGCGGGCGATGGTCCTCAACTCGCCCCACAACCCCACTGGCAAGGTGTTCACGCGGGAGGAACTCGAGCTTGTCGCTGCCCTCTGCCAGGAGCACGACCTGCTTGCGATCACCGACGAGATCTACGAGTTCATCGTCTACGGTGAGGCCCGGCACGTGCCGCTCTGCACGCTGCCCGGCATGGCGGATCGGACGGTCACCATCAGCAGCCTGTCGAAGTCGTTCAGCGTGACCGGCTGGCGGGTGGGCTGGGCGATTGCCCCGCCGCATCTGGCTGGAGCGATCAGGAAGGTGCACGACTTCCTCACGGTTGGCGCACCGGCACCGCTGCAGGAAGCGGCCGCGTTCGCGCTCAACATGCCCGACACCTACTTCGGCTCGCTCGCGTCCCACTACGACCTGCGCCGGCAGCGATGTTTGTCGGTGCTGGAGCGCTGCGGCTTCGCGCCGCGTTCTCCGGCCGGCGCCTACTACGTGATGACCGACATTCGCGAACCTCTGGCCCGGGCACGACGTCAAGGCAAGGGCCCGGCTGCCGGGGATGACGTGAGTGCCGCGAGGTGGCTGGCGACCGAGGTCGGGGTCGCTGCGGTGCCCGGCAGCAGCTTCTACCGGGCCGGCAGTGGCGGCCGCGAGTGCCTGCGCTTCTGCTTCTGCAAGAAGGAGGAAACGCTCGCCGCCGCGGAAG
- a CDS encoding 3D domain-containing protein, with protein MLLTRSLRRRIVVAVGAALGFVLLYESPIFDSEYMPRAFRRVARSETPVMQPGPPDPEDVAAPAPGLTVRFRATAYCKGTTTASGAGIQTGIAAADPDLLPVGSVIRAEGLGSRYNGIYTILDTGPRVKGRQIDVYMWSCNEALAFGRRTTRLQVMRLGWNPRTSTPERVGTEFRRREAEMTADAPARPPATTPPPQSAPAPGIPPPTPEP; from the coding sequence ATGCTGCTGACCCGATCCCTCCGCCGGCGTATCGTCGTGGCCGTAGGCGCGGCCCTCGGGTTCGTGCTGCTGTACGAGAGTCCCATCTTCGACTCCGAGTACATGCCGCGCGCTTTCCGCCGCGTTGCACGGTCGGAGACCCCGGTGATGCAGCCCGGCCCGCCCGATCCCGAGGACGTCGCGGCACCGGCGCCGGGCCTCACCGTCCGGTTCCGCGCGACGGCCTACTGCAAGGGCACGACGACGGCCTCCGGGGCCGGCATCCAGACCGGCATCGCCGCGGCTGATCCCGATCTGCTGCCTGTCGGCTCGGTCATCCGCGCCGAAGGCCTGGGCTCGCGCTACAACGGCATTTACACGATCCTCGACACCGGGCCGCGGGTGAAGGGCCGGCAGATCGACGTCTACATGTGGAGTTGCAACGAGGCACTGGCGTTCGGGCGGCGGACGACCCGGCTGCAGGTCATGCGCCTCGGCTGGAACCCGCGAACCAGCACCCCCGAGCGCGTCGGCACCGAGTTCCGTCGCCGGGAGGCCGAGATGACAGCCGACGCACCGGCCCGGCCTCCGGCCACGACTCCACCACCGCAATCGGCACCCGCGCCCGGGATCCCGCCGCCCACGCCAGAGCCCTGA
- a CDS encoding ABC transporter ATP-binding protein has translation MSAHDDEILGKAYDSRLMRRLMGYLRPYKVRAAFALVAIVAGVAFSLAQPVLVKRAIDQYIASGDLAGVGTVALLYLGTLVGAFVAEFVQTTTLQMLGQRIMYDMRRQVFDHLQRLDLAYYDRNPVGRLMTRVTSDVDAINDLFTSGVVSVFGDVLSLLGIIVVLVSLDWRLALLTFCVLPLILMVTQWFRRNVRESYREVRTWVARLNAFLQENLTGMSTVQLFRREERAFADFDHVNSEHRDANLRSIYYYAVFYPAIELIGALSTALIVWFGGGWVLTGTLTIGTLVAFIQYAQRFFRPISDMSEKFNLLQAAMASSERLFGLLDTPVIITDPSLALGAEPALGPGPSAFEKPRGADSTADGRRPMADNAKRSRGAGRLVVEDVSFAYTPGVEVLKHVSFTVEPGQRIGIVGATGSGKSTLINLLLRFYDVGSGRILLDGRDIRELPLAQLRSHFALVLQDVYLFSGTIAGNIRLGRPDIDDSRVHEAAEAVHAAAFIRDLPHGYDTPVAERGATLSVGQKQLLSFARALAFDPQILVLDEATSSVDTETEMLIRDALHVLMEGRTTIAIAHRLSTIQDMDQILVLHRGELREAGTHQELLALRGIYHRLYQLQYQSHAPAATLQHSHGDA, from the coding sequence ATGTCCGCACACGACGACGAGATCCTGGGCAAGGCGTACGACAGCCGGCTGATGCGTCGGCTGATGGGGTACCTGCGCCCATACAAGGTCCGTGCGGCGTTCGCGCTGGTGGCAATCGTCGCGGGAGTGGCGTTCTCGCTTGCGCAGCCGGTGCTGGTGAAGCGGGCCATCGACCAGTACATCGCGTCGGGCGATCTCGCCGGTGTCGGCACCGTGGCGCTGCTCTATCTCGGCACGCTCGTCGGCGCGTTCGTCGCCGAGTTCGTGCAGACCACGACGCTGCAGATGCTCGGGCAGCGAATCATGTACGACATGCGGCGGCAGGTCTTCGACCACCTCCAGCGGCTGGACCTGGCCTACTACGACCGTAACCCGGTCGGGCGACTGATGACGCGCGTGACGAGCGATGTCGACGCCATCAACGACCTGTTCACGTCCGGTGTCGTCTCGGTGTTCGGCGACGTCCTGTCGCTGCTCGGCATCATCGTCGTGCTGGTGTCGCTCGACTGGCGCCTGGCCCTGCTGACCTTCTGCGTCCTGCCCCTGATCCTGATGGTCACGCAGTGGTTCCGCCGCAACGTCCGCGAGTCGTACCGGGAGGTGCGCACGTGGGTGGCGCGCCTCAACGCGTTCCTGCAGGAAAACCTCACGGGCATGTCGACGGTGCAACTGTTCCGGCGTGAGGAGCGGGCGTTTGCCGACTTCGACCACGTGAACAGCGAACACCGCGACGCGAACCTGCGATCGATCTACTACTACGCCGTCTTCTATCCGGCGATCGAATTGATCGGCGCGCTCTCGACGGCCCTGATCGTCTGGTTCGGCGGCGGCTGGGTGCTGACCGGGACGCTCACCATCGGCACACTGGTGGCCTTCATCCAGTATGCGCAGCGATTCTTCCGCCCCATCTCGGACATGTCCGAGAAGTTCAACCTGCTGCAGGCCGCGATGGCGTCCTCGGAGCGGCTGTTCGGGCTGCTGGATACGCCGGTGATAATAACCGACCCCTCGCTGGCGCTCGGGGCTGAACCGGCCTTGGGCCCTGGGCCTTCGGCCTTCGAAAAACCGCGCGGCGCCGATTCGACGGCCGATGGCCGACGGCCGATGGCCGACAACGCGAAGCGATCGCGAGGCGCGGGGCGATTGGTCGTGGAGGACGTGTCGTTTGCCTACACGCCTGGCGTGGAGGTCCTGAAGCACGTGTCGTTCACCGTCGAACCCGGCCAGCGCATCGGCATCGTCGGTGCGACGGGCTCGGGCAAGAGCACGCTGATCAACTTGCTGCTGCGCTTCTATGACGTCGGCAGCGGGCGCATCCTGCTCGATGGTCGCGACATTCGCGAGTTGCCGCTGGCCCAACTGCGTTCGCATTTCGCCCTGGTGCTGCAGGACGTGTACCTCTTCTCGGGCACGATTGCGGGCAACATCCGGCTGGGCCGCCCGGACATCGACGACTCGCGCGTCCATGAGGCCGCCGAGGCCGTGCACGCCGCCGCGTTCATCCGCGACCTCCCGCATGGCTACGACACGCCGGTCGCCGAGCGCGGCGCGACGCTGTCGGTCGGGCAGAAGCAGCTGTTGTCGTTTGCGCGGGCGCTCGCCTTCGACCCGCAGATCCTCGTCCTGGACGAAGCGACGTCGAGCGTGGACACCGAGACCGAGATGTTGATCCGCGATGCGCTCCATGTGCTGATGGAGGGGCGGACCACGATCGCGATCGCGCACCGGTTGTCGACGATCCAGGACATGGACCAGATCCTCGTACTGCACCGCGGCGAACTGCGCGAGGCTGGCACCCACCAGGAACTGCTCGCCCTGCGCGGAATCTACCATCGGCTCTACCAACTGCAGTACCAGTCGCACGCACCCGCGGCGACGTTGCAGCATTCCCACGGAGATGCCTGA
- a CDS encoding ABC transporter ATP-binding protein, whose protein sequence is MLAALRRLLPYLGRSRRPMLLGLCCAIVANLFALLTPWVLKYAVDDLTAAVTRAKLGRYALALLAISAGGGIFRYFMRRLIIGVSRRVEYDLRSDFFSQLQRFPREYFDKARTGDLMSRASADLGAVRMMAGPAAMYAVSTGVLAIAAVGMMLWIDTRLTLLIVTFTPLVSLMVKYFGQAIHTRFERIQAQLAEISAITQEALAGVRVVRAYGQEAAERAKFLAASDEYVARNRKLILLQASFFPSMTFGFGLAIVAFLYLGGREVIRGSLTLGEFVAFNGYLGQLAWPLIAFGWVTNMFQRGLASWQRMLEVFDTAPSIVDGPTAQRLPEPVRGRLRVRHLTFAYGTGPVVLHDIDLHVPAGSTLAIVGATGSGKSSLVHLLVRMYDPPPGTVFIDGHDVRDVRLEDLRRAIAFVPQETFLFSTTLEDNIAFGAHAMPDAQRRERVEEAAAIARLDKDVVQFAEGYQTRVGERGLTLSGGQKQRTAIARALMTAAPVLVFDDALSAVDTYTEEEILSRLRTVTADRTTIIVAHRISAVRHADQIIVLDEGRIIERGTHDSLAFAGGPYSELVRQQQLEAELAVS, encoded by the coding sequence GTGCTCGCCGCCCTGCGCCGGTTGCTGCCGTACCTCGGCCGATCCCGGCGCCCCATGCTCCTCGGACTGTGCTGCGCCATTGTCGCCAACCTGTTCGCCCTGTTGACTCCATGGGTGCTGAAATACGCCGTCGATGACCTGACGGCTGCCGTCACCCGCGCGAAGCTCGGCCGGTATGCGCTGGCGCTGCTCGCCATCTCGGCCGGCGGCGGCATCTTCCGGTATTTCATGCGCCGGCTCATCATCGGCGTGTCGCGTCGCGTCGAGTACGACCTGCGCAGCGACTTCTTCTCGCAGCTGCAACGCTTTCCCCGCGAATACTTCGACAAGGCGCGCACCGGAGACCTGATGTCGCGGGCGTCGGCCGACCTCGGCGCCGTGCGCATGATGGCCGGTCCGGCCGCCATGTACGCGGTATCCACCGGGGTCCTCGCCATCGCCGCGGTCGGCATGATGTTGTGGATCGACACCCGCCTGACGCTGCTCATCGTCACCTTCACGCCGCTGGTGTCGTTGATGGTGAAGTACTTCGGGCAGGCCATCCACACCCGTTTCGAGCGGATCCAGGCTCAATTGGCCGAGATCAGCGCCATCACCCAGGAGGCGCTCGCGGGTGTCCGCGTGGTCCGTGCCTATGGACAGGAAGCGGCCGAGCGGGCAAAGTTCTTGGCCGCCAGCGACGAGTACGTTGCCCGCAATCGCAAGCTGATCCTGCTGCAGGCCAGCTTTTTTCCGAGCATGACGTTCGGCTTCGGCCTCGCCATCGTCGCCTTCCTGTATCTCGGCGGCCGTGAGGTCATTCGCGGTTCGCTCACGCTCGGCGAGTTCGTGGCCTTCAACGGCTACCTCGGGCAACTGGCGTGGCCACTGATTGCGTTTGGCTGGGTCACCAACATGTTCCAGCGGGGGCTCGCGTCCTGGCAGCGCATGCTGGAGGTGTTCGACACCGCTCCGTCGATTGTCGACGGCCCCACCGCGCAGCGGCTGCCGGAGCCGGTGCGGGGCCGCCTTCGCGTGCGGCACCTCACCTTCGCCTACGGCACCGGTCCGGTCGTGCTCCACGACATCGATCTGCACGTGCCGGCCGGGTCCACCCTTGCGATCGTGGGCGCTACCGGCAGCGGCAAGTCATCGCTGGTGCACCTGCTCGTCCGCATGTACGACCCGCCGCCGGGCACCGTGTTCATCGACGGACACGACGTCCGCGACGTGCGCCTGGAGGACTTGAGGCGGGCGATCGCCTTCGTGCCGCAGGAGACGTTCCTCTTCAGCACGACGCTGGAGGACAACATCGCCTTCGGTGCCCACGCGATGCCTGACGCCCAACGCCGTGAACGAGTGGAGGAGGCTGCCGCGATCGCGCGGCTGGACAAGGACGTCGTGCAGTTTGCCGAGGGTTACCAGACCCGCGTCGGCGAACGCGGCCTGACCCTTTCAGGCGGCCAGAAGCAGCGCACGGCGATTGCCCGGGCCCTGATGACCGCCGCCCCCGTCCTCGTCTTCGACGACGCGCTGTCCGCGGTGGACACGTACACGGAGGAAGAAATCCTGTCCCGCCTGCGCACCGTCACAGCCGATCGGACCACCATCATCGTCGCGCACCGCATTTCCGCCGTCCGTCACGCCGACCAGATCATCGTCCTCGACGAGGGCCGGATCATCGAACGAGGCACCCACGACTCCCTGGCATTTGCGGGTGGCCCCTACAGCGAGCTCGTGCGCCAGCAGCAGCTCGAGGCGGAACTCGCCGTTTCCTGA
- a CDS encoding class I SAM-dependent methyltransferase, whose amino-acid sequence MDLLLEATRRAEQEHFWFKGFRAFVAPLVASAVAAHPPRRLLDCGCGTGVNLPMLAQYGSAYGFDLTWTGLKFAKDHGTHRLTQASVLHVPFRDDSFDVVTCFDVLQCFPPYIAAQVLAEFHRILAPGGHLVMNVAALESLRGDHAVLAEEAHRYERGELHAMLEATGFHVARLTFTNASLFPIMLGARWWQRLRGLKAIEDAHDDFTVPSAVVNDTLTGLLKCEAALLRRLDMPIGSSLLALAQKR is encoded by the coding sequence ATGGATCTCCTGCTCGAAGCCACCCGCCGCGCCGAACAAGAACACTTCTGGTTCAAGGGCTTTCGCGCCTTCGTCGCGCCGCTCGTGGCGTCCGCCGTCGCTGCCCACCCACCGCGGCGCCTGCTCGACTGCGGCTGCGGCACCGGCGTGAACCTGCCGATGCTCGCGCAGTACGGCAGCGCGTACGGTTTCGACCTCACGTGGACCGGACTGAAGTTTGCCAAGGATCACGGGACGCATCGGCTCACGCAAGCCAGCGTCCTGCATGTGCCGTTTCGCGACGACAGCTTCGACGTGGTCACCTGCTTCGACGTCCTCCAATGCTTCCCGCCATACATCGCAGCACAGGTGCTCGCCGAGTTCCACCGGATCCTGGCACCAGGTGGTCACCTGGTGATGAACGTCGCGGCGCTGGAGTCGCTGCGCGGCGACCATGCCGTCCTGGCCGAGGAAGCGCATCGGTACGAACGCGGCGAACTGCACGCGATGCTCGAGGCCACGGGTTTCCACGTCGCGCGGCTGACGTTCACCAATGCATCCCTGTTCCCGATCATGCTCGGCGCGCGCTGGTGGCAGCGCCTTCGCGGCCTCAAGGCGATCGAGGATGCCCACGACGACTTCACCGTCCCGTCGGCGGTGGTGAACGACACGTTGACGGGCTTGCTGAAATGCGAAGCCGCGCTGCTGCGCCGCCTCGACATGCCGATCGGCAGTTCTCTCCTCGCCCTCGCGCAGAAGCGCTAA